The Ornithinimicrobium sufpigmenti genome includes the window AGAGGCGCGCATGCTCAACCACAACTACATCGGCACCGAGCACCTGTTGCTGGGCCTGATCCACGAGGGTGAGGGCGTGGCCGCGAGGGCCCTGGAGTCGCTCGAGATCTCCCTGGACGCCGTCCGCCAGCAGGTGCAGGAAATCATCGGTCAGGGCCAGCAGAGCCCGACCGGACACATCCCGTTCACCCCCCGGGCCAAGAAGGTGCTGGAGCTCTCCCTCCGCGAGGGCCTGCAGCTCGGGCACAACTACATCGGCACCGAGCACCTTCTGCTCGGCCTCATCCGTGAGGGCGAGGGCGTGGCAGCGCAGGTGCTGGTCAAGCTGGGCGCCGACCTCAACCGGGTGCGCCAGCAGGTCATCCAGCTGCTGTCGGGCTACCAGGGCAAGGAGTCGGCGACCGCCGGCGTCGGGCCCTCCGGTGGCGCCGAGGGCCAGCAGGCCGGCTCGCTGGTCCTGGACCAGTTCGGTCGCAACCTGACCCAGGCCGCCCGCGAGGGCAAGCTGGACCCGGTCATCGGTCGCCAGCAGGAGATCGAGCGGGTCATGCAGATCCTCTCCCGCCGCACCAAGAACAACCCGGTGCTGATCGGCGAGCCCGGCGTCGGCAAGACCGCCGTCGTGGAGGGCCTGGCCCAGGACGTCGTCCGGGGCGACGTGCCGGAGACGCTGAAGGACAAGCAGCTGTACACCCTCGATCTCGGCGCGCTCGTGGCCGGGTCCCGCTACCGCGGTGACTTCGAGGAGCGGCTGAAGAAGGTGCTCAAGGAGATCCGCACCCGCGGTGACATCATCCTGTTCATCGACGAGATCCACACCCTGGTGGGTGCCGGTGCCGCCGAGGGCGCGATCGACGCCGCCAGCATCCTCAAGCCGATGCTGGCCCGTGGCGAGCTGCAGACCATCGGTGCCACCACGCTCGACGAGTACCGCAAGCACATCGAGAAGGACGCGGCGCTGGAGCGCCGCTTCCAGCCGATCCAGGTGGCCGAGCCCACGCTCAAGCACGCCATCGAGATCCTCAAGGGCCTGCGCGACCGTTACGAGGCCCACCACCGGGTGACGATCACCGACCAGGCGCTGGTGGCGGCGGCCTCGATGGCCGACCGCTACATCAACGACCGGTTCCTGCCGGACAAGGCGATCGACCTGATCGACGAGGCGGGTGCGCGGTTGCGGATCCGCCGGATGACCGCTCCGCCGGACCTGCGCGAGTTCGACGAGAAGATCGCCCACGCCCGCCGGGAGAAGGAGTCCGCGATCGACGGACAGGACTTCGAGAAGGCGGCCCGGCTGCGCGACGAGGAGCAGAAGCTCACCCAGGCGCGCGCCGCGCGGGAGAAGGAGTGGAAGAACGGCGACATGGACGTGGTCGCCGAGGTCGACGAGGAGCTGATCGCCGAGGTCCTCGCCGCCGCCACCGGCATCCCGGTCTTCAAGCTCACCGAGGAGGAGTCCAGCCGGCTGCTCAACATGGAGGCCGAGCTGCACAAGCGGATCATCGGCATGGACGACGCGATCATCGCGCTGTCGCAGGCGATCCGCCGCACCCGTGCCGGCCTGAAGGACCCGCGCCGCCCCGGTGGCTCGTTCATCTTCGCCGGCCCCACGGGCGTCGGCAAGACCGAGCTGGCCAAGACGCTGGCGGAGTTCCTCTTCGGTGACGAGGACGCGCTCATCACCCTGGACATGTCCGAGTACTCCGAGAAGCACACCGTCTCCCGGATGTTCGGCAGCCCGCCCGGGTACGTCGGCTACGAGGAGGGCGGCCAGCTCACCGAGAAGGTGCGGCGCAAGCCGTTCTCGGTCGTCCTCTTCGACGAGGTCGAGAAGGCCCACCCGGACATCTTCAACAGCCTGCTGCAGATCCTGGAGGACGGTCGCCTGACCGACAGCCAGGGCCGGGTGGTCGACTTCAAGAACACCGTCATCATCATGACCACCAACCTGGGCACCCGGGACATCTCCAAGGGCGTCTCGCTCGGCTTCTCCGCCGGGACCGACACCCAGAGCAGCTACGACCGGATGAAGAACAAGGTCACCGACGAGCTCAAGCAGCACTTCCGGCCCGAGTTCCTCAACCGCGTGGACGACATCATCGTCTTCCCCCAGCTGACCCAGGCCGAGATCGTCCAGATCGTGGACCTGATGATCGCCGGTCTCGACGAGCGGCTCAGGGACAAGGACATGGGGGTCGAGCTCACCCCGGCGGCCAAGGAGCTGCTGGCCAAGAAGGGCTACGACCCGGTGCTCGGTGCCCGGCCGTTGCGTCGTGCGATCCAGCGCGAGATCGAGGACCAGCTGTCCGAGAAGATCCTCTACGGCGAGATCGGTGCCGGCGAGATCGTCCTGGTCGACGTCGAGGACACCGGTGGTCGGGACAAGACCTCCGAGAAGGTGTTCACCTTCACCGGCCAGGAGAAGCCCTCCGAGGTCCCGGACACGCTGCCGGTCGAGGAGCAGACCGGCTGACCTGCGGGTCGACCCACCGCGCAACGCCAGCGGGCCGCATACCTCGTGGAGGTATGCGGCCCGCTGGCGTGTGCGGGACCGGGGTCCGGGCTAGAACCCCGACTCGGTCGGGCGGGGGTAGTACCGGGCGAACTTGCGCACGTGGTTGGCCTGCTGGACCAGGACGTAGGCGCGGCGGCGCAGGTTGAAGCGTTCGTAGAGCAGCGGGTGGACCGTGCGGCGGCGGGCGGCGGCCAGCACCCGGCGGCGCAGCTGGGGGTCGCGGACGTAGTGCAGGAGCATCAGCGGGGAGACGATGCAGTAGAGGATCTCGCGCATCCCACGGCGCGGCGCGCGCTGCAGCCCATGGACCACGTCGTCGACCACCGCGCCGACGATGTCGGCGCCGGCCGCAGTGGCGTAGTAGTTGTTGCGACCCATCCGCGGGTTCATCTCCATGAAGCAGGTCGTGCCCGTGCGGGGGTCGATCTTGGCGTCGATGTTGGCGAAGCCCCAGTAGTCCACCTCGCCCAGGATCCGCTCGGCCGCGTCCATCAGCTCGGTCATCGGCGTGGTGATCATCGCGGCCGGGTTGCCCAGCGCCATCGGGTGGTGCTCGCCCAGCAGCACCTGCGCGGTGGCCAGCGCGGTGACGGTGCCGTGCCGGTCGACGTACGCCACCACCGAGAGCTCGTGGGTGTCGTCCCCCGGGATCAGCTCCTGCACCAGGAAGTCGCCGCGGAAGCCGGCCCCCGCGAGGGTGCGTGCCAGGTCGGCCCACTCCTCCGGGGTGTCGAGGAACCAGATCTTGCGGTAGCCGGGGAAGCGCAGGTTCTCGTAGGAGGCGCCGTTGTCCGGCTTGGCCACGACCGGGAAGGGCACCTGCACCGGGTCGGGGGTCCAGCCGGGCTCGCCGGCGGCGGCGAAGCTGATCACGCTGGTGCGCGGGGTGGCCAGACCGAGTCGCTCGCAGATCTGGGCGAAGTGCGTCTTGTCGGCCACCTGGGCGAGCGTCTGCTCGGACAGGTGGGGGAAGACGTAGAGCTCGCCCAGCTCCTCGGCGTGCTCGGCGAACAGCTGGGCGTGCGAGTCGGCGTTGCACAGCAGCAGCAGCGGCACCTGGGGAGACTGCTCGCGCAGCAGCCGACCCTGCGCGAGCAGCGTGGAGATGACCTCCTCGCGCCCGCCGTCCGGGGTGAGCTCGACGACGTTCGCGATCCGGGACCAGGCGATGCCGCCGGTGACCGCCCGGGCCACGATCGTGGACCGGACCCCGTAGGCCTCGTGGAAGGCCCGGGCCAGGGCGTAGATCCCCTGGTCGGTGCCCAGCAGCACGGGGTGGAAGGGCGCGGCGGCGGCACCGGTCGAGCCGGCGGAGGCGGCCGGGGCGGGGGTGGTCATGGATCAGGATGCTAGTGGGGCGTGGGCTCGCGGGTGATCCCGGGCACGGACGCGCTCCGGCCACCTGCCCAGGAAGCCTAGACTCGGGGACCGTGACGGTGAATATGCACGTGCACCACATCGGACCGGACGACCGCGGGCGCTACGAGGACGTCCTCGACTCCCTCGGCCCCTGCGAGCAGCTGACCTTCTACCACTCCTGGGAGTGGGGTGAGGTGATCGCCGAGCGGACCGGTCGCCTGGAGCGCGTGGCGCTCGAGCAGGACGGGGAGCTGGTCGGCGTCGCCCAGGTCGGGCTGCACGAGGACCACAAGGTGGTGTTCTGGTACGCCCCCCGCGGGCTGGCCATGGACCACTCCGACCCCGAGCGGGTGACGGCGGCCTACGGTGCCCTGCGCGACCACTTCCGCGGCCGCGAGGGTGCCGCCTTCCTGCGCGTCGACCCCACCGTGCTGCAGGGGACGCCGGCCGAGGCGGCCCTCGATGCCGCCGGCGGCAAGCGGGCCGCGATCTTCACCCAGGTCGAGCGGTGCTGGGTCGCCGAGGTGCAGCCCACCCCGGAGGCGCAGCTGGAGTGGCTCAAGGCGCACGGCCTGAAGAGCAACACCCGCCGGTTGTTCAACAAGTCCCGCAAGGCCGGCGTCACCGTCCGCGCCAGCGACGACCCTCAGGACCTGGAGACGCTGATCACCATGCTCCGCGAGCTCGACGCACGCAAGGGCGGCATCGGCAAGCACGACGACGAGCACTACCGGACCCAGTTCGCGCACATGGCGCCGGCCGGGTACCAGAAGGTGTTCCTGGCCGAGAAGGACGGCCGAGTCGGCGCGGCCTCGCTGATGGCGATCTACGGCGGCGAGGCCAGCTTCCTGCACGGCGCCAGCTCGGCGGACGAGGACTTCCGCCGGCTCTCGCCGAGCTACCTCCTGCACCAGGAGACGATGGCCTGGTTGGCCGCGCACCGGCCCGAGGTCACCCGCTACAACTTCTGGGGCATCGTCTCCGACGAGAACCGCCGACCCGAGCACCCTCGGCACGGCTACTCGGAGTTCAAGCGCAGCTTCGGCGGTTACAAGGTGGAGTACGTCCGGGCGCGGGAGTTCGTCTACCACCCGCTGCGCCGCTCCGCGCTCTACCTGCTGGAGACCTACCGCACCAGGCGCTACCAGAACGACTGAGCTCACCTCAGACACCTGAGGTCGCCCGAGAGCAGCTGCGGTCCCCTGCGATCAGCCGAGGTCGTCCTCGGGCCGCGTCACCCTGCCTAGACTGGCTGGGTGAGCTCCACGAAGACCGACCGACTCTCCGCCGATGTCCGCGTGCAGCTGGCCGGCCTGTCCGGCACCGACCCCACCGACTGGCACCTGCTCTCCAAGGGCCGGCACGCGATGATGCTGGCGATGGCCCAGCAGCCGGCCGGTGAGGTGCTCAACCAGCCGCTGACCTGTCTGACCGCGGTGGCGCCGGCGATCTCGGCCGGTCACCGGCCCACCTACGCCGACATCGACGCCGACACCCTGGCGCTCGAGCCCGCCCGGGCCGCCGAGGCCATCACGGAGCGGACCCGCGTCGTCGTCGGCCAGCACACCTTCGGCGCCGCGGCCCCCATGGAGGCGCTGCGCGCGCTGCTGCCCGACGGGGTGATGCTCATGGAGGACTCCGCCCACTGCCTGGGTGAGATCGCCCGGGGCGCCGACGGGGCGCCGGTGGCCGACGTGTCCATCCACAGCTTCGGGCTGGAGAAGATGCTTCCCACGCGCACCGGTGCCGCGGTCTGGGTGAACCCGGATGCGGCCGGACAGCCCTGGCACGCGCCGCTCCTGACGGTCCTGCGCGGCCTGGACGCCGCCGGACGGCGGCAGCGGGTCGCCGACGTCATCTCCCCCCAGGTCCGCCGCGTCGCCCGCAAGCTCGGTGCGCCCGGCGCCAGGGCGGTCTCCCTCGCCGCCCGGACCGGTCTGGTGGAGGAGGTCATCATGGCCTCCGAGCGGGACGGCCTCATCGCGGGGACCCCGAGCCGGCTCACCGGCACCGCGCTCACCGCGGTGGCCCGGGAGCTGCCCGGGCTCGCCGCCTCGCAGCGGCACCGCAGGCGGGTCGCGGACATCTACCGGGAAGGGCTGGCCGAGGTCGACGGGGTCACCCGGCCCGCGGCGCTCGACGCGCCGGAACGCTCCCTGGTGCGCTACCCCATACTCCTGCCCTCCCTCGCGCAGGCGCAGGCCTGCTTCACCGCGCTCCAGGACGAGGGCCTGGTGCCGGGCCTGTGGTACCGCCCGCTGCTCTTCCCCGGCCCCACCGACCCCGCGCCGTTTGCCTACGACCCCGCCACCTGCCCGGTCGCGGAGGACGTCAGCAGCCGGATCCTCAACCTGCCCACCGCACCGTTCGTCACCGAGGAGATGGCCCGCCGCGCCGTGACGGTCGTCCTGGCCGTCCTGCGCGACCACGCGCGATGAGGCTCTCCCTGCAGGGATAGGTTGGACCGGTGCCCGTCCTCGACCTCACCGACCCTGCCGCCGTCGAGCGGTATGCCGACTTCGTCCGCTCCCACCCGCTGCGGGCGGTGAGCCAGGACCTCCGGTGGGGGATCGTCAAGGACGACTGGGGGCAGGAGGCGGTCTACGTCGAGGAGGACGGGCGGATCGTCGCGGCGATGACCCTGCTCGTGCGCCGGCTGCCCGGTCGCTTCTCCGTGCTGTACGCGCCCCGGGGCCCGCTGGTGGACTGGGCGGACAGGGACCTGGTGCGCCGGATCCTGGCCGAGGCCGAGCCGCTGGCCCGCAAGCACCGGGCGATCATGACCAAGGTCGACCCGGAGGTGCGCTTCAGCGAGGAGCTGGACGGCTGGCTGCGCGCGCAGCCCGGCTGGGTCGTCAAGAACGTCGGCGCCGGGAAGGACGACCTGGTCCAGCCGCGCTACTGCATGATCGTCCGCCTGCAGGACGAGGCCGGCGAGCCGCTGACCGAGGACGAGCTGCTGGCCAAGTACGACGGCAAGGCTCGCAACCGCGTCCGCACCGGACGCAAGAAGGGTGTCACCACCGAGGCCGTGGACACCCCGGAGGGGCTGTCCACCTTCCACGACATTTACACCTTCATGGCCCGCCGCAACGAGATCACCGCCCGCGGCCTGCCCTACTTCCACCGGATGCGCGAAGCCTTCGGCGAGCGGATGCGGGTCACCCACGCCCGGCACGAGGACGACGTGCTGGCGGCCTCGGTCACCATCGACTACTGGGGCAAGCTCTACTACCTCTACGCTGGCTCCACCGACGTCAAGCGCAACCTCAGCGCCAACCAGGTGATGAACCACGAGCTGATGGCGTGGGGGCTGTCCACCGGAGCGGAGTCCTACGACATGGGCGGCGTCTTCACCCTGGACACCTCCGACGGCCTCTACCTGTTCAAGCGGGCCTTCTGCAAGGGCGACGGCGGCGCCACCGAGTTCATCGGTGAGGTCGACATCGTCCACCACAAGGCCATGTATGCCGTGCTCCAGCGCCTGGTGCCCCGGGTGCAGAAGGCCCGCCGCGACCTCGCCGGGAGGGTCTCGCAGGTCCGCAAGCGGATCGCGACCGCCCGCTCCTGAACCGCGTCGCTCAGGAGGGCAGCTGGAAGCGGTCGTCGGCCAGCGCCTCGACCAGGCCCTCGTGCAGCAGGGCGCCCAGGCAGCGCTCGTGCTGCGCGCCGTCCGGCCACAGCGCGGCGAGCGCCGCTCCGGGGACCGGACCGTGGGCCTCCCGGAGCGCCTGCACGATCCGGCCGCGGCACTGGCGGTCGGTGCCCTCCCAGGCCTGGCCGCGGCGTGGTGGCCCGTCGTAGGGCGGGTAGCCGGCCAGCCGCCAGGCGCACAGGTGCGCGACCGGGCAGTCGCCGCAGCGCGGGGCCCGGGCGGTGCAGACGAGCGCGCCCAGCTCCATGACCGCGACGTTCCAGGTGCTGGTCTCGACGTCGTCGTCGGGCAGCAGCGCCGTCGCCAGGTCGACCTCGGCCCGGGTCAGGCTCGGCGCGGGCAGCGCCGTCCCGGTGACCGCGCGGGCCTGCACCCGGCGCACGTTGGTGTCGACCACGGTGGCGCGCCGGCCGAAGGCGAAGGCGGCCACCGCGGCCGCGGTGTAGTCGCCGATGCCGGGCAGGGTCCGCAGGGTCGCCTCCTCGGCGGGCACCTCGCCGCCGTGCTCCTCCCGGATCGTGGTGGCTGCGGCGTGCAGGCGCAGCGCCCTGCGGGGGTAGCCGAGCCGCCCCCACTCGCGGACCGCCTCGCCGGGGGACGCCGAGGCCAGCGCCGACGGCGTGGGCCACAGCGTCATCCAGCGCGTCCACACGGGCAGGACCCGGGCGACGGGCGTCTGCTGGAGC containing:
- a CDS encoding ATP-dependent Clp protease ATP-binding subunit, with the protein product MFERFTDRARRVVVLAQEEARMLNHNYIGTEHLLLGLIHEGEGVAARALESLEISLDAVRQQVQEIIGQGQQSPTGHIPFTPRAKKVLELSLREGLQLGHNYIGTEHLLLGLIREGEGVAAQVLVKLGADLNRVRQQVIQLLSGYQGKESATAGVGPSGGAEGQQAGSLVLDQFGRNLTQAAREGKLDPVIGRQQEIERVMQILSRRTKNNPVLIGEPGVGKTAVVEGLAQDVVRGDVPETLKDKQLYTLDLGALVAGSRYRGDFEERLKKVLKEIRTRGDIILFIDEIHTLVGAGAAEGAIDAASILKPMLARGELQTIGATTLDEYRKHIEKDAALERRFQPIQVAEPTLKHAIEILKGLRDRYEAHHRVTITDQALVAAASMADRYINDRFLPDKAIDLIDEAGARLRIRRMTAPPDLREFDEKIAHARREKESAIDGQDFEKAARLRDEEQKLTQARAAREKEWKNGDMDVVAEVDEELIAEVLAAATGIPVFKLTEEESSRLLNMEAELHKRIIGMDDAIIALSQAIRRTRAGLKDPRRPGGSFIFAGPTGVGKTELAKTLAEFLFGDEDALITLDMSEYSEKHTVSRMFGSPPGYVGYEEGGQLTEKVRRKPFSVVLFDEVEKAHPDIFNSLLQILEDGRLTDSQGRVVDFKNTVIIMTTNLGTRDISKGVSLGFSAGTDTQSSYDRMKNKVTDELKQHFRPEFLNRVDDIIVFPQLTQAEIVQIVDLMIAGLDERLRDKDMGVELTPAAKELLAKKGYDPVLGARPLRRAIQREIEDQLSEKILYGEIGAGEIVLVDVEDTGGRDKTSEKVFTFTGQEKPSEVPDTLPVEEQTG
- a CDS encoding lipid II:glycine glycyltransferase FemX; its protein translation is MTVNMHVHHIGPDDRGRYEDVLDSLGPCEQLTFYHSWEWGEVIAERTGRLERVALEQDGELVGVAQVGLHEDHKVVFWYAPRGLAMDHSDPERVTAAYGALRDHFRGREGAAFLRVDPTVLQGTPAEAALDAAGGKRAAIFTQVERCWVAEVQPTPEAQLEWLKAHGLKSNTRRLFNKSRKAGVTVRASDDPQDLETLITMLRELDARKGGIGKHDDEHYRTQFAHMAPAGYQKVFLAEKDGRVGAASLMAIYGGEASFLHGASSADEDFRRLSPSYLLHQETMAWLAAHRPEVTRYNFWGIVSDENRRPEHPRHGYSEFKRSFGGYKVEYVRAREFVYHPLRRSALYLLETYRTRRYQND
- a CDS encoding DegT/DnrJ/EryC1/StrS family aminotransferase; translated protein: MSSTKTDRLSADVRVQLAGLSGTDPTDWHLLSKGRHAMMLAMAQQPAGEVLNQPLTCLTAVAPAISAGHRPTYADIDADTLALEPARAAEAITERTRVVVGQHTFGAAAPMEALRALLPDGVMLMEDSAHCLGEIARGADGAPVADVSIHSFGLEKMLPTRTGAAVWVNPDAAGQPWHAPLLTVLRGLDAAGRRQRVADVISPQVRRVARKLGAPGARAVSLAARTGLVEEVIMASERDGLIAGTPSRLTGTALTAVARELPGLAASQRHRRRVADIYREGLAEVDGVTRPAALDAPERSLVRYPILLPSLAQAQACFTALQDEGLVPGLWYRPLLFPGPTDPAPFAYDPATCPVAEDVSSRILNLPTAPFVTEEMARRAVTVVLAVLRDHAR
- a CDS encoding lipid II:glycine glycyltransferase FemX; this translates as MPVLDLTDPAAVERYADFVRSHPLRAVSQDLRWGIVKDDWGQEAVYVEEDGRIVAAMTLLVRRLPGRFSVLYAPRGPLVDWADRDLVRRILAEAEPLARKHRAIMTKVDPEVRFSEELDGWLRAQPGWVVKNVGAGKDDLVQPRYCMIVRLQDEAGEPLTEDELLAKYDGKARNRVRTGRKKGVTTEAVDTPEGLSTFHDIYTFMARRNEITARGLPYFHRMREAFGERMRVTHARHEDDVLAASVTIDYWGKLYYLYAGSTDVKRNLSANQVMNHELMAWGLSTGAESYDMGGVFTLDTSDGLYLFKRAFCKGDGGATEFIGEVDIVHHKAMYAVLQRLVPRVQKARRDLAGRVSQVRKRIATARS
- a CDS encoding A/G-specific adenine glycosylase, which gives rise to MPDPRGERYGALHTPLLQWYAEARRDLPWRHPECSPWGVLVSEVMLQQTPVARVLPVWTRWMTLWPTPSALASASPGEAVREWGRLGYPRRALRLHAAATTIREEHGGEVPAEEATLRTLPGIGDYTAAAVAAFAFGRRATVVDTNVRRVQARAVTGTALPAPSLTRAEVDLATALLPDDDVETSTWNVAVMELGALVCTARAPRCGDCPVAHLCAWRLAGYPPYDGPPRRGQAWEGTDRQCRGRIVQALREAHGPVPGAALAALWPDGAQHERCLGALLHEGLVEALADDRFQLPS